The following proteins are encoded in a genomic region of Amphiura filiformis chromosome 18, Afil_fr2py, whole genome shotgun sequence:
- the LOC140139516 gene encoding uncharacterized protein — MKARPQIQHLGGRTQDKTYQVQIQSNYANSFQPYRCIYCRQFYSNLSYYVKHMIRHRAKLHRYWYRCKQPHKGICTVKSYRCKYCTKTFSYPSALNTHERIHTKEKPYQCKYCESSFSRSCNKIRHERIHTKEKPYQCKYCEKSFSQTNNRTIHERIHMKEKPYQCAYCEKSFSHSDNRTVHERCHTKQKPYQCKYCEKTFSAVSSKIRHERIHTKEKPYQCKYCEKIFSDAGNMTVHERIHTKEKPHQCKYCENSFSNSNQKTVHERVHTNEKPYQCKYCEKSFSYLGNKTVHERIHTKEKPYQCEYCEKSFSDASSKIIHERIHTKAKPYQCKYCEKSFSNSGNKIRHEKIHTKEKPYQCKYCEKSFSQAYNRTVHERIHTKEKPYQCKYCGNSFSDAGNKTRHERICEKSFSHSGDKTKYERIHTKEKPFCEKSFSDSGNKTVHENFYQQIHSGLFLSLL; from the coding sequence ATGAAGGCTAGACCCCAAATTCAGCATTTAGGGGGCAGGACACAGGACAAGACATATCAAGTACAAATTCAGTCAAATTATGCAAATAGTTTTCAACCATACAGATGTATCTACTGCAGACAGTTTTACAGTAATTTGTCATATTATGTGAAACATATGATAAGACATAGAGCAAAATTACATAGGTACTGGTACAGATGTAAACAGCCTCATAAAGGGATTTGTACAGTGAAATCATACAGATGTAAATATTGCACCAAGACTTTCTCCTACCCAAGTGCACTGAatacacatgaaaggattcacaccaaagagaaaccataccaatgtaaatattgtgaatcGAGTTTCTCACGGTCATGTAACAAgattagacatgaaaggattcacaccaaagagaaaccataccaatgtaaatattgtgaaaagagtttctcacagaCAAATAACAGgactatacatgaaaggattcacatgaaagagaagccataccaatgtgcatattgtgaaaagagtttctcacattCAGATAAcaggactgtacatgaaaggtGTCATACTAAacagaaaccataccaatgtaaatattgtgaaaagactttctcagcTGTAAGTAGTAAGatcagacatgaaaggattcacactaaagagaagccataccaatgtaaatattgtgaaaagatttTCTCAGATGCAGGTAACatgactgtacatgaaaggattcacaccaaagagaaaccacaccaatgtaaatattgtgaaaatagtttctcaaattcaaatcaaaagactgtacatgaaagggttCACACCAATGAaaagccataccaatgtaaatattgtgaaaagagtttctcataTTTAGGtaacaagactgtacatgaaaggattcacaccaaagagaaaccataccaatgtgaatactgtgaaaagagtttctcagatGCAAGTAGCAAGattatacatgaaaggattcacaccaaagcaaaaccataccaatgtaaatattgtgaaaagagtttctcaaatTCAGGTAATAAGATTagacatgaaaagattcacaccaaagagaaaccatatcaatgtaaatattgtgaaaagagtttctcacaggcatATAAcaggactgtacatgaaaggattcacaccaaagagaagccataccaatgtaaatattgtggaaATAGTTTCTCAGATGCAGGcaacaagactagacatgaaaggatttgtgaaaagagtttctcacattCAGGAGACAAGACTAaatatgaaaggattcacaccaaagagaagccattttgtgaaaagagtttctcggATTCAGGtaacaagactgtacatgaaaatTTCTACCAACAAATTCATAGTGGTCTCTTTTTAAGCTTATTATAA
- the LOC140138814 gene encoding AP-3 complex subunit sigma-2-like isoform X2: MIKGILVFNNHGKPRLTKFYSYYNEDVQQQIVRETFHLVSKRDDNVCNFLEGGSLIGGSDFKLVYRHYATLYFVFCVDSSESELGILDLIQVFVETLDKCFENVCELDLIFHVDKVHYILQELVMGGMVLETNMTEILTRIEEQSKLEKQEAGLSAAPARAAAAVKSINLPNIPTPNIQLPNLPSFK, translated from the exons ATGATTAAAGGAATCTTAGTCTTCAATAACCACGGAAAGCCGCGGCTTACGAAGTTCTATTCATATTAT AATGAAGATGTACAACAACAGATAGTGAGAGAGACATTCCACTTAGTATCCAAGAGAGATGACAATGTGTGCAATTTCTTAGAAGGAGGAAG TCTGATTGGCGGCTCAGATTTCAAGCTGGTATACAGACATTATGCCACCCTGTACTTTGTCTTCTGTGTTGATTCTTCAGAAAGTGAATTAGGCATTCTTGATTTAATACAG GTATTTGTGGAAACATTAGACAAGTGCTTTGAAAATGTATGTGAATTAGATCTTATATTCCATGTTGACAAG GTGCACTATATTTTACAAGAATTAGTGATGGGCGGTATGGTATTAGAGACCAACATGACAGAAATTCTCACAAGGATAGAAGAACAAAGTAAACTGGAAAAACAAGAG GCTGGATTATCAGCAGCACCAGCAAGAGCAGCGGCAGCCGTTAAGAGCATCAACCTTCCAAACATTCCCACGCCTAATATCCAATTACCAAATTTACCATCATTCAAGTAA
- the LOC140138814 gene encoding AP-3 complex subunit sigma-2-like isoform X1 — protein sequence MIKGILVFNNHGKPRLTKFYSYYNEDVQQQIVRETFHLVSKRDDNVCNFLEGGRTFRLGQDLTNLIGGSDFKLVYRHYATLYFVFCVDSSESELGILDLIQVFVETLDKCFENVCELDLIFHVDKVHYILQELVMGGMVLETNMTEILTRIEEQSKLEKQEAGLSAAPARAAAAVKSINLPNIPTPNIQLPNLPSFK from the exons ATGATTAAAGGAATCTTAGTCTTCAATAACCACGGAAAGCCGCGGCTTACGAAGTTCTATTCATATTAT AATGAAGATGTACAACAACAGATAGTGAGAGAGACATTCCACTTAGTATCCAAGAGAGATGACAATGTGTGCAATTTCTTAGAAGGAGGAAG aaCTTTTCGCCTTGGCCAAGACCTCACAAA TCTGATTGGCGGCTCAGATTTCAAGCTGGTATACAGACATTATGCCACCCTGTACTTTGTCTTCTGTGTTGATTCTTCAGAAAGTGAATTAGGCATTCTTGATTTAATACAG GTATTTGTGGAAACATTAGACAAGTGCTTTGAAAATGTATGTGAATTAGATCTTATATTCCATGTTGACAAG GTGCACTATATTTTACAAGAATTAGTGATGGGCGGTATGGTATTAGAGACCAACATGACAGAAATTCTCACAAGGATAGAAGAACAAAGTAAACTGGAAAAACAAGAG GCTGGATTATCAGCAGCACCAGCAAGAGCAGCGGCAGCCGTTAAGAGCATCAACCTTCCAAACATTCCCACGCCTAATATCCAATTACCAAATTTACCATCATTCAAGTAA